A window of Leptospira inadai serovar Lyme str. 10 genomic DNA:
TCGATGCTGCCGAGATTCAGTAGTACGGAAGGATCGACTTTCTTCGTTACGTTTCCTTGAAGTAAATCGATACCACCGCTCAAAACTAACCAAGAAGTCGTTTGATATTGAAAACTGAATTCTCCCCCCGTCAACTGGGCTCTATCTTGTCGATAATTATAGATTCCGAATCCGGAAATCGGGTCGAAGGCTCCGGTGCTTACGGAATAAATGTAATTATTGATATTGTTTTGGAAAGCGCTAAGTTCTAATTGCAGTCGGTCCGTAGCATATCTAAGAGTAGTATCGTAATTCAGAGATGTTTCCGGTCGAAGCGTATTTTTACCTAGCTCGAACTTACCTGTCCCTTCGTGAACTCCGTTAGCGAATAGCTCGAATTCCGTAGGAGCTCTAAATCCTCTGCCCGCATTTAATGCCAACGAAAAATCCTTGGCAAACCTCCAGAGAGCACCTAAGGTACCGGTATTCGCATCGAAGTTTCGGGTTTGCTGAACGACATTCAATGCCGGATTCGTGCTCACGCTAATGGATCGCTTATCGTGACGCCCACCGACGGAAAACGTAAAATCACCGACTCTCCATTGTTCCAGAAAGAAAAATCCGACGTTATATAGTTGGTCTCCCGGAACCAAAGGATTCGTTCCGATCGTAACGTTCTTCTGATTCATACCCTGGAAGCCGAGCGTGCCTTTTAATCCTTTCCATTCCTTATGATGAACCTTCGCGTCAAAGGTAGTCGTATCCAAAAAGAGATTTAAACCTTGTTTGAAATTATTGGCATTTACCTGATATATTTCGTATGCCTTTTGAAACTGAGTCAGAGAGCTGCCGGTAAGGTCGCCGTAAATCGGGGCATATCGGTTCTTATCCGGGATTTCCCTTCGATTATTTCGCTGATAGCCTGCGTCGAGTTCTATGTTTACCAAAGGAAGAATAAAGAAAGAATGAATATGCGTCTTTTGGTGCGAAAGTTTCTGTAGCCCTTTCCCCTGAGGGTTGTCCACCGGGTTATCATATAGATCCTGTTCTTGCGTCCGTTGAAAACTGTCAATGTATGCATTTCCCCAGGAACCGTCCGTTCCAATGGAGGCGCTGATATTTTTTTCGTTTATTCCGGTATTCGGTAATTTTCCGTTCGGAGTCCGGATGCCGGATGCCTTTCTTTCATCGGTGTGCACCCGATAACCTACATTCAAATTCTTGTTATAGCCGTACAGGGAGATTGAACCTGCGTCTTGGCGGTTATTCGTAAAACTGTTGGAAGATATATTACCTGCGAGTACTGGCGCATTATCTTTCGCCGTCGGTGCCTTGGAACGGATAATATTCACAACACCGCCTAACGCATCCGAACCATAGAGGACCGACGCAGGGCCCCGCACAACTTCGAGCCTGTCGATACCGAACGAGTCGACTTCTACGGTATGATCGTCTCCGAATTGCTGCTCCTCCTGTCGGACTCCGTCGGTCATCACCAAGACTCTCTGCCCGGTTAATCCTCGGATAACCGGTTTAGCAGCTCCGGCTCCAGTGGATAGATTGGCGACTCCAGGGGTATTATCCAAGGTCGACATTACGTTTTGCCCTCGTAATCTTTGAAGTTGTCTTCCTTCCACCACAGTCGTCGGTTGAGGAGTCGAAAGAAAATCGGAAGCGATCGATCTAGTCGTCACATTGATCGCTTGGCTTTCTAGGAAAGTCGGCTTTAAAGTAAATTCGATCGTTTGATCCGTTCCCCCCACGTCGACTCGAACCGTG
This region includes:
- a CDS encoding TonB-dependent receptor, whose product is MKSEKLYNHKLILLALFLSPWTGLLALDVNLKGTVKDPTGKPIQGARVVLSENNVSIKTGADGSFEFQHLTQGSYSVTAIAPYYQPNTVRVDVGGTDQTIEFTLKPTFLESQAINVTTRSIASDFLSTPQPTTVVEGRQLQRLRGQNVMSTLDNTPGVANLSTGAGAAKPVIRGLTGQRVLVMTDGVRQEEQQFGDDHTVEVDSFGIDRLEVVRGPASVLYGSDALGGVVNIIRSKAPTAKDNAPVLAGNISSNSFTNNRQDAGSISLYGYNKNLNVGYRVHTDERKASGIRTPNGKLPNTGINEKNISASIGTDGSWGNAYIDSFQRTQEQDLYDNPVDNPQGKGLQKLSHQKTHIHSFFILPLVNIELDAGYQRNNRREIPDKNRYAPIYGDLTGSSLTQFQKAYEIYQVNANNFKQGLNLFLDTTTFDAKVHHKEWKGLKGTLGFQGMNQKNVTIGTNPLVPGDQLYNVGFFFLEQWRVGDFTFSVGGRHDKRSISVSTNPALNVVQQTRNFDANTGTLGALWRFAKDFSLALNAGRGFRAPTEFELFANGVHEGTGKFELGKNTLRPETSLNYDTTLRYATDRLQLELSAFQNNINNYIYSVSTGAFDPISGFGIYNYRQDRAQLTGGEFSFQYQTTSWLVLSGGIDLLQGNVTKKVDPSVLLNLGSIDFRSILFDLENKNLPNMTPNRARFGTKFTTNKLFGLENPYFSVNGNFVQPQYRVGVLQTPSHGYNLYDLGFGAAIPGLSNGTDSATFDVGVQNLFNTKYVNPLSRYATYALNPGINITFKVDIPFTLISDSK